A window from Neobacillus sp. PS3-40 encodes these proteins:
- a CDS encoding isochorismatase family protein: MNTLHIDYQKTALILIDLQKGIVAMPGGNEVVEKAVKLVDLFRQNNGFISFVRVSFLDGKDVLKPLIDEFVPTPTNRPIDWDELVPELGVTEKDYVITKRQWGAFFGTDLDLQLRRRGIDTIVLCGIATNIGVESTAREAFQFGYNQIFITDAMTTFSEEAHQASIQFIFPRIGKSRTTAEFLTQVRG, from the coding sequence ATGAATACATTACATATTGATTATCAAAAAACTGCACTTATTTTAATTGATTTACAAAAAGGAATTGTCGCAATGCCTGGCGGAAATGAGGTTGTCGAAAAGGCAGTAAAACTGGTGGATTTATTCCGTCAAAACAACGGATTTATCAGCTTTGTCCGCGTTAGTTTTCTTGATGGAAAAGACGTTCTCAAGCCATTGATAGATGAATTTGTTCCAACACCAACTAATCGTCCAATCGACTGGGATGAGCTTGTACCTGAACTTGGCGTCACAGAAAAAGATTATGTAATAACAAAACGTCAATGGGGAGCCTTTTTTGGAACGGATTTAGATCTTCAGCTTCGCCGCCGTGGAATTGATACGATTGTCTTATGTGGTATTGCTACCAATATTGGCGTTGAGAGTACAGCTCGTGAAGCATTCCAATTTGGATATAATCAGATTTTTATTACCGATGCAATGACCACATTCAGTGAAGAAGCACATCAGGCAAGTATTCAATTTATTTTTCCTAGAATCGGTAAAAGTAGAACAACTGCAGAATTCTTAACACAGGTAAGAGGCTAA
- a CDS encoding 2Fe-2S iron-sulfur cluster-binding protein, whose product MKIQTIVLNVNGEIHTVTVRSADTLLFALRSKLGLTGSKPGCLNGDCGACTVNVDGWPMKSCLMLAVEAVGKKITTIEGLLNTPIQKAFVEEFAFQCGYCTSGFIMNSHSLIEQHPDANDQIIKEWLESNICRCTGYAEIERAVKSVLEERNKN is encoded by the coding sequence TTGAAAATACAAACGATCGTATTAAATGTTAATGGGGAAATTCATACAGTCACGGTTCGTTCCGCCGATACCTTATTATTTGCATTACGAAGTAAACTAGGATTAACGGGGTCAAAGCCAGGTTGCCTTAATGGAGACTGCGGTGCCTGTACCGTTAATGTGGATGGTTGGCCCATGAAATCGTGTCTGATGCTGGCGGTGGAAGCAGTTGGCAAAAAGATCACTACCATTGAAGGATTATTGAATACTCCAATTCAAAAGGCCTTCGTTGAGGAATTTGCTTTTCAATGTGGGTACTGCACGTCAGGCTTCATTATGAACAGTCATTCATTAATTGAGCAGCATCCTGATGCTAATGATCAGATTATTAAAGAGTGGCTTGAATCAAACATTTGCCGGTGTACCGGTTATGCGGAAATTGAGAGAGCGGTTAAATCAGTTTTGGAGGAGCGTAACAAGAATTGA
- a CDS encoding penicillin-binding protein 2, whose protein sequence is MKNRKTQPLRLNLLFFSVFILFSLLVLRLGFVQIVYGENYKRELVRKEEVTVTNPVPRGIIVDRNYKVIVDNIPKNAITYTNQGASQNDMLETAGKLAKLIQKNTDKVTERDKKEYWIFKNPTLADAKITPKERALFTSKNRSDKELDKLKLERITESDLKQLDKEDLEIISIYREFTSGYKFTMQMVKNEAVSPHELAVVSENLQSLHGVDTTTDWERSYAFGNTLKSLLGSVTKSDEGLPADQLDHFLSRGYSRNDRVGKSYLEMQYEEILNGHKSKAKNITDKVGNVLETQVVSEGQRGKNLVLSIDMDLQQAVEKIIKNELWSAKKSPGTSLLDRAYVVLMDPHTGEILSMAGKRIEKNKETGKVEMVDDALGTFTTTYNVGSTVKGATILTGYKTGAITPNTYFNDRGLKIKGTPLKKSYAYLGTLNDIDALKKSSNVYMFHTAIKIGKGHYEYDKPMHLSEPRAFELIRNSFASYGLGIRTGVDLPNEQTGFKGTSKLPGFLLDLVIGQYDTYSAMQLAQYISAIANDGYRLKPHLVREIRDPVDENEEIGPIVKEFRPTVLNSIDVKQEWLNRVHRGFKKVMQEPGGTAYKFFGDAPYSPAGKTGTAEAFYDGPKRSKFGKIPPAVMNLSLVSYAPSQNPEIAMAVLVPWAYQGKEDNRASLKIGRRVMDTYFELKKTRRLASPKRR, encoded by the coding sequence TTGAAAAATAGGAAGACCCAACCTCTACGTCTTAATCTTTTATTCTTTAGTGTATTTATATTATTTTCACTATTGGTCCTTCGGCTTGGGTTTGTGCAAATTGTCTATGGTGAAAATTACAAGCGGGAATTAGTAAGAAAAGAGGAAGTAACGGTCACAAATCCTGTGCCAAGAGGAATAATCGTAGATCGCAATTACAAAGTAATCGTCGACAATATCCCTAAAAACGCGATAACCTATACCAATCAAGGCGCAAGCCAGAATGATATGCTAGAAACAGCTGGAAAGCTGGCAAAGCTAATTCAAAAAAATACCGATAAGGTTACTGAACGAGATAAAAAAGAATATTGGATTTTCAAAAATCCAACCCTTGCTGATGCAAAAATCACCCCAAAAGAACGTGCTCTTTTTACATCTAAAAACAGATCCGATAAAGAATTAGATAAGTTAAAACTTGAGCGAATTACCGAATCCGATTTAAAACAATTAGACAAAGAAGATCTAGAAATCATTTCGATTTATCGTGAGTTTACAAGTGGTTACAAGTTTACGATGCAAATGGTTAAGAATGAAGCCGTTTCTCCCCATGAACTTGCTGTTGTCAGTGAAAATCTTCAATCTCTTCACGGGGTGGATACTACGACTGATTGGGAACGTTCTTATGCTTTTGGAAATACATTAAAATCGTTGTTGGGATCCGTGACCAAATCTGATGAAGGACTTCCCGCTGATCAACTCGATCATTTTTTATCAAGAGGATATAGTCGAAATGATCGGGTTGGAAAAAGCTATCTTGAAATGCAATACGAGGAGATTCTTAATGGGCATAAATCAAAGGCCAAAAATATAACAGATAAAGTTGGGAATGTACTTGAAACACAAGTCGTTTCAGAAGGTCAGCGCGGTAAAAATCTAGTGTTAAGCATTGATATGGATTTGCAGCAAGCGGTTGAAAAAATTATTAAAAATGAGCTTTGGTCTGCTAAAAAATCCCCAGGGACTAGTCTTTTGGACAGGGCTTATGTTGTTCTAATGGATCCACATACTGGGGAAATATTATCAATGGCTGGGAAACGGATAGAAAAAAATAAAGAAACGGGCAAAGTTGAAATGGTAGATGATGCACTTGGGACCTTCACAACAACATACAATGTTGGCTCTACAGTGAAAGGGGCAACCATTTTAACAGGATACAAAACTGGGGCTATCACCCCAAATACCTATTTTAATGATCGAGGATTGAAAATTAAAGGGACGCCGCTAAAAAAATCATATGCATATTTAGGAACTTTAAACGACATTGACGCCTTAAAGAAATCATCGAACGTTTATATGTTTCACACGGCCATTAAAATTGGCAAGGGACATTATGAGTACGATAAACCAATGCATCTAAGTGAACCAAGAGCCTTTGAATTAATCCGAAATTCATTTGCCAGCTACGGGCTTGGTATAAGAACGGGCGTTGATCTACCAAATGAACAGACTGGTTTTAAAGGAACTAGCAAACTTCCAGGCTTTCTGCTTGATCTAGTGATCGGTCAGTACGACACCTATTCAGCTATGCAGTTAGCCCAATATATTTCTGCTATCGCCAATGATGGATATCGCTTGAAACCCCATTTAGTTAGGGAAATTCGGGACCCTGTAGATGAAAACGAGGAGATTGGGCCAATTGTCAAGGAATTTAGGCCAACTGTTCTAAACAGCATTGATGTGAAACAAGAGTGGCTGAACCGTGTTCATAGAGGATTTAAAAAGGTCATGCAAGAACCCGGTGGAACAGCATATAAATTCTTCGGCGATGCCCCCTACTCACCAGCAGGAAAAACAGGTACTGCAGAGGCTTTTTATGATGGCCCCAAGCGAAGCAAGTTTGGTAAAATACCTCCAGCAGTCATGAATTTGAGCTTAGTCAGCTATGCACCAAGTCAAAATCCCGAAATTGCCATGGCTGTATTAGTCCCATGGGCATACCAAGGGAAGGAAGATAATCGAGCAAGCCTGAAAATTGGGCGTAGAGTGATGGATACCTATTTTGAATTAAAGAAAACTCGCCGATTGGCGAGCCCCAAAAGGCGATGA
- a CDS encoding LysE/ArgO family amino acid transporter, which produces MFSSAIHGFLLAFGLILPLGVQNVFVFNQGALQMRWVNVLPVVLTASICDTILILLAVFGVSAVVLGFIWIKTILIIMGILFLTYMGYLTWKSKPSANATDGQLLGANKQIAFAASVSLLNPHAILDTIGVIGTSSLSYSGPEKVVFTLACILVSWLWFFGLSIAGRIVGTLDSTGRFILALNKVSAIIMWGTALYLAISIK; this is translated from the coding sequence ATGTTTAGTTCTGCAATACATGGATTTCTACTAGCCTTCGGGCTTATTTTACCTTTGGGGGTACAAAACGTGTTTGTATTTAACCAAGGAGCTTTGCAGATGAGATGGGTGAATGTCCTACCAGTTGTGTTAACCGCCTCAATATGCGATACCATTCTGATCTTGCTTGCTGTTTTTGGTGTTTCAGCAGTTGTTTTAGGCTTTATTTGGATTAAAACAATACTAATTATTATGGGAATTTTATTTTTAACATACATGGGTTATTTGACATGGAAAAGCAAGCCAAGTGCAAATGCAACTGATGGTCAACTATTGGGAGCGAATAAGCAAATAGCCTTTGCTGCGTCTGTTTCATTACTAAATCCACATGCAATTCTGGATACGATTGGAGTAATTGGGACAAGCTCTTTATCCTATTCAGGTCCAGAAAAAGTGGTATTTACTCTAGCGTGTATTCTTGTATCATGGCTTTGGTTTTTTGGTCTGTCAATTGCTGGGAGAATTGTTGGAACTCTCGATTCAACTGGTCGGTTTATTTTAGCACTTAATAAGGTATCAGCCATTATCATGTGGGGAACGGCACTATATCTTGCCATTTCAATTAAATAA
- a CDS encoding MFS transporter, with translation MKKNRALFLTAIASGTMLNPLNSSMISLALHSIQKDFHLSFSTVSWLISSFYLASAVAQPVTGKIGDLIGSKKTFLIGLVLVAISAIGAPLSTSFMMLLIMRLFQSIGSSAIYPSGMSLIRDHIHERQASALAVLSIFASAMTSLGPTLGGFLIVWGDWPAIFKVNFPFILISFLLGWYVFPKDQKKKGVKLTSLLTHMDLIGIGLFAIGIVLLLWFLLSIETKVHFVAGITGVVFLVVFVWWELREKEPFIDIRLFKTHPKLSWVYLQFIFLNIFFYCLFFGLPSYFQDEMHLSVRTTGLLMLFMSGVSIFISPLTGKWIDKSGVKQPIIIGSFLSIIGAVSLSLFFVHAPYWGMGLILSLMGISYGIGNVVLQSAMLMESPPSIIGTTSGLFQTCRYLGSIISSIVLGLVFGKEITAQHLQILGIVLIVTGSISFLMSLFFTKAIGKRMKIGNT, from the coding sequence ATGAAAAAGAATCGTGCTTTATTTTTAACAGCAATTGCATCCGGGACAATGCTAAATCCGCTTAATTCTTCGATGATTTCATTAGCATTACACAGCATTCAAAAGGATTTTCATTTATCCTTTTCAACTGTTTCATGGCTAATCTCTTCCTTTTATTTGGCAAGTGCAGTTGCACAACCTGTTACTGGAAAAATTGGGGATTTAATTGGGAGCAAGAAAACATTTCTCATCGGTTTAGTTCTTGTTGCCATTTCAGCAATTGGGGCACCCCTCTCAACCTCATTTATGATGCTACTGATTATGCGCTTATTTCAATCGATTGGAAGCAGCGCGATATATCCATCTGGGATGTCACTCATTCGGGATCATATCCATGAACGCCAAGCATCGGCGCTTGCCGTTTTGTCTATCTTTGCTTCAGCAATGACATCACTGGGCCCTACTTTAGGCGGTTTTCTGATTGTGTGGGGGGATTGGCCTGCAATCTTCAAAGTAAACTTTCCGTTTATTCTGATTAGCTTTTTGTTAGGATGGTATGTGTTCCCTAAGGATCAGAAAAAAAAGGGTGTAAAATTAACGAGCCTCCTAACCCATATGGACCTTATTGGAATTGGTTTATTTGCGATTGGAATTGTTCTTTTACTTTGGTTTTTATTATCAATCGAAACAAAAGTACATTTTGTTGCCGGAATCACAGGAGTTGTTTTTCTTGTGGTATTTGTTTGGTGGGAATTGAGGGAAAAAGAACCGTTTATCGATATTAGGTTATTTAAAACACATCCAAAGCTTTCGTGGGTCTATTTGCAATTTATATTTTTAAATATTTTTTTCTATTGCTTATTCTTTGGCCTTCCAAGCTATTTTCAAGATGAAATGCACTTAAGTGTACGAACGACTGGTTTATTAATGCTTTTTATGTCTGGCGTTAGTATTTTCATTTCTCCATTAACAGGAAAATGGATTGACAAATCTGGTGTGAAGCAACCAATAATTATTGGCTCCTTTCTGTCTATTATTGGAGCAGTAAGCTTATCCCTTTTCTTTGTCCATGCCCCTTACTGGGGTATGGGGCTCATTTTATCATTAATGGGAATCAGTTATGGAATCGGAAATGTTGTCCTCCAATCCGCAATGCTAATGGAGAGCCCTCCTTCTATTATTGGGACAACATCAGGATTATTTCAAACATGCCGTTATTTAGGATCGATTATATCTTCTATTGTTTTAGGGCTTGTATTTGGAAAAGAAATCACCGCACAACATTTACAAATCCTTGGGATTGTACTAATTGTTACTGGCTCCATCAGCTTTTTGATGAGTTTATTTTTTACAAAGGCAATAGGAAAACGGATGAAGATTGGAAATACGTAG
- a CDS encoding xanthine dehydrogenase family protein molybdopterin-binding subunit, with protein sequence MDVVGKSVIRKEALDKVTGKARYTHDYHSTATLSAKMVISPYGHARIIDIDTVEAFKVPGVRAILAGEHFPLTGESIRDRPPIAVDVVRYHGETVALVVADTPGQAKKAADLIRVKYELLPVVNSPTAAFQNGAPLVHPKLGDYQKEQDMNPIPGTNIASHVKIRKGNMDQGWAESETVMEASFSLAPSDHAALETRCAIAEILPDGNITITTSSQAPFMVKQMIATYFKEDMGKIIVNTPLVGGAYGGKASVQLEILAYLATKAVGGKPVKILNTREEDILTSPCHIGLDAKIKFGADQNGMIKAAEIRYLWDGGAYSDKATDLTRAGAVDCTGPYNIENLWCDSYCMYTNHPYAAPFRGFSHSELSFAIERTMDLLAEKLEIDPLELRRRNAILPGNKTPTRVLLNKSNVGNLPKCIDRLKELIHWDEGPVVEVSDRIIRVKGICCSWKTSTIDANAPSGVILTFNRDGSINLMSGVIEIGTGSKTVLAQILAERLKMDVNKIHVRMEVDTQTTPEHWKTVASRATFMNGKAVLEAAEDIINQLKEVTACVLRSPKEDLEVANSRVFLRDDPSIGLDFKDVGYGYQYPNGNSIGGQIIGKGNYILRRMSRLDPETGAGHPGPEWAVGAYGVEVEFDRNDFSYRLLKAVSVIDIGTVLNEKAAIGQVMGAMSMGLAFAGRETFYFDELGRVLNPQLRTYRPLRYGENPEYLVDFVLTPQLDAPYGARGVGEHGLLGMPGALGNALSTAAGVSLHHLPLIPELIWRTKEGDV encoded by the coding sequence TTGGACGTTGTTGGTAAAAGTGTCATTCGTAAGGAAGCGTTAGATAAAGTAACAGGCAAGGCAAGATATACTCATGATTATCATTCTACAGCAACGCTTTCAGCAAAAATGGTCATTAGCCCTTACGGCCATGCTAGGATTATTGATATTGACACGGTGGAAGCTTTCAAAGTTCCAGGAGTTAGGGCCATTCTGGCAGGAGAACATTTTCCGCTAACGGGTGAATCGATTCGTGATCGTCCGCCCATTGCTGTCGATGTTGTGCGCTATCATGGTGAAACAGTGGCACTTGTAGTTGCGGATACTCCAGGTCAAGCGAAAAAAGCAGCTGATTTGATTCGAGTAAAATATGAGTTACTCCCTGTCGTTAATTCACCAACAGCTGCTTTTCAAAACGGAGCACCGTTAGTGCATCCCAAATTGGGCGATTATCAAAAGGAACAGGATATGAATCCTATCCCAGGGACGAATATTGCCTCACATGTAAAAATTAGAAAAGGAAATATGGATCAGGGATGGGCAGAAAGTGAAACCGTGATGGAAGCAAGTTTCAGCCTTGCCCCATCAGATCATGCGGCGCTGGAAACACGATGTGCGATTGCTGAAATTTTACCAGATGGTAATATTACTATCACTACCTCCTCACAAGCCCCTTTTATGGTCAAACAGATGATTGCTACTTACTTTAAAGAGGATATGGGGAAAATTATTGTCAACACTCCATTGGTGGGTGGTGCATATGGGGGAAAAGCGTCTGTACAACTCGAAATTCTAGCTTATTTGGCCACTAAAGCAGTTGGCGGAAAACCGGTTAAGATTTTAAATACGAGGGAAGAGGATATATTAACCTCCCCCTGTCATATTGGGCTTGATGCAAAAATTAAGTTTGGTGCGGATCAAAATGGGATGATCAAAGCAGCCGAAATACGTTATTTATGGGATGGTGGTGCATATTCAGATAAAGCAACTGATTTAACGAGAGCAGGTGCAGTGGATTGTACAGGACCTTACAATATTGAAAATCTTTGGTGTGATTCGTACTGCATGTATACAAATCATCCCTATGCAGCTCCGTTTCGAGGCTTTAGCCATTCGGAGCTTTCGTTTGCGATTGAACGGACAATGGATTTACTGGCAGAAAAGCTTGAAATCGATCCGCTCGAACTACGCCGCAGAAATGCAATCCTGCCAGGAAATAAGACACCAACAAGAGTTCTTTTAAATAAAAGTAATGTAGGTAATCTACCAAAATGTATTGATAGATTAAAAGAATTGATTCACTGGGATGAAGGTCCAGTGGTTGAAGTAAGCGATCGTATTATCCGGGTAAAAGGGATTTGTTGTAGTTGGAAAACCTCGACGATTGATGCCAATGCACCTTCCGGGGTTATTTTAACCTTTAACCGCGATGGCAGTATTAATTTAATGTCAGGTGTCATTGAAATCGGCACAGGATCAAAAACAGTTCTTGCCCAAATTCTTGCAGAACGGTTGAAAATGGACGTTAATAAAATTCATGTGCGAATGGAAGTGGATACACAGACTACCCCTGAACACTGGAAGACGGTCGCGAGTAGGGCGACATTTATGAATGGTAAAGCCGTCCTAGAGGCAGCAGAAGATATTATTAATCAATTGAAAGAAGTAACCGCATGTGTTTTACGCTCGCCGAAAGAAGATTTAGAAGTGGCGAATAGCCGAGTATTTTTACGTGATGATCCTTCAATTGGGCTCGATTTCAAAGATGTTGGATATGGCTATCAATACCCAAATGGCAATTCAATAGGTGGTCAGATTATCGGTAAAGGAAATTATATTTTACGGCGGATGTCACGCTTAGATCCAGAAACAGGTGCTGGCCATCCTGGACCTGAGTGGGCAGTGGGTGCGTACGGAGTAGAAGTTGAGTTTGACCGAAATGATTTTTCTTATCGGCTTTTGAAAGCAGTATCAGTTATTGATATTGGAACCGTTTTAAATGAAAAAGCAGCAATCGGTCAGGTAATGGGTGCGATGAGCATGGGCTTGGCATTTGCTGGCAGAGAAACGTTTTATTTTGATGAACTTGGCAGAGTGCTGAATCCCCAACTTCGGACGTACCGCCCGCTCCGATATGGAGAAAATCCGGAATATTTAGTTGATTTTGTTTTAACTCCGCAGCTTGATGCCCCGTATGGTGCACGGGGTGTTGGTGAACATGGTTTACTAGGCATGCCAGGAGCACTTGGAAATGCATTATCGACAGCAGCAGGGGTCTCACTTCATCACCTACCTCTTATTCCAGAATTAATCTGGAGAACAAAGGAGGGAGATGTTTAA
- a CDS encoding FUSC family protein, with protein sequence MTKQVKKQMENKTMLIWKMAIASALSWEIAKLAGSHHPYLAPISVALCLQTTVNRSILFSYHRMVGTVIGISLTVLAAPYLNVNGWTLGLLILVGGFVTKWLKRDETALHQVALTVLLVFVFEHKAGSYPIDRFRDTLIGGSSRFSFI encoded by the coding sequence ATGACTAAACAAGTAAAAAAACAAATGGAAAATAAAACAATGTTGATTTGGAAAATGGCTATTGCCTCAGCATTATCATGGGAAATAGCAAAATTAGCTGGATCACATCACCCTTATTTAGCTCCTATTTCGGTGGCCCTTTGTTTACAAACCACTGTGAACAGATCAATTCTCTTTTCTTATCACCGTATGGTCGGAACAGTTATTGGTATATCGCTAACGGTACTCGCAGCTCCATATTTAAATGTAAATGGGTGGACATTAGGTTTATTAATTTTAGTTGGAGGATTTGTGACCAAATGGTTAAAACGTGATGAAACAGCTTTGCATCAAGTCGCTTTAACCGTTTTGTTAGTGTTTGTATTTGAACATAAGGCAGGTAGTTATCCAATTGATCGGTTCAGGGATACTTTAATTGGGGGCTCATCGCGGTTCTCATTCATATGA
- a CDS encoding multicopper oxidase: MKKLTKFIDPLPIPPLLKPRWRTREYTYYEVTMKEAKQTLHSELPETTLWGFEGIYPGPTIEVESWEKVYVKWMNRLPTKHFLPIDHTVHGAEKEKPNVRTVVHLHGGRTEPASDGYPEAWFTKDFAKTGPFFQKKIVEYQNGESSRCLWYHDHAIGLTRLNIYAGLAGFYIIRDPNERLLNLPKGEFEIPLMIQDRSVREDGTLVYPKQPQKPVQGNDPSVIPSFFGDMIVVNGKVWPYLEVEPRKYRFRILNAANARFFNLKLDSGQLIYQIGTDSGFLEQPVGMKSILIAPAERFDVIVDFTNLEGKSIVLTNDAPTHYPGGDPVNKETTGIVMQFNVTKVRTSIDTSVIPHYMGSINWLQEYMAHKNRYLELSEEKDKFGRPLFLLDKKTWDEPISENPTIGSTEIWSFVNVNNDDHPIHIHLVQFQLLDRRPFDVEYYKKTGKIVYTGAAISAHPSEKGWKDTIKSPPNHVTRVIIPFSHFTGQYVWHCHMLEHEDYEMMRPYMVLPTPLFLGISSNFFNNEVVSWYKET; encoded by the coding sequence ATGAAGAAGCTGACAAAATTTATAGACCCACTGCCCATACCTCCTCTCTTGAAACCCAGGTGGAGAACGAGGGAATATACCTATTATGAAGTGACGATGAAGGAAGCCAAGCAAACCCTGCATAGTGAATTGCCTGAAACTACGCTATGGGGTTTTGAGGGAATATATCCTGGACCGACAATTGAAGTGGAGTCATGGGAAAAGGTGTATGTAAAGTGGATGAATCGTTTGCCGACAAAACATTTTTTGCCGATAGATCATACTGTTCATGGAGCAGAGAAAGAGAAACCTAACGTTAGAACGGTCGTCCACTTGCATGGTGGACGAACGGAGCCCGCAAGTGACGGCTATCCTGAAGCCTGGTTTACAAAGGATTTTGCAAAAACAGGTCCATTTTTTCAAAAAAAAATAGTTGAATATCAGAATGGAGAAAGTTCGCGTTGTTTGTGGTACCACGACCATGCAATTGGACTAACACGTTTAAATATTTATGCCGGATTGGCAGGCTTTTATATCATCAGAGATCCTAATGAACGCTTGTTAAATCTACCAAAGGGAGAATTTGAGATTCCGCTGATGATTCAAGATCGGTCGGTACGTGAGGACGGAACCCTCGTGTACCCGAAGCAGCCTCAAAAACCCGTTCAAGGTAATGACCCGTCCGTTATCCCTTCCTTTTTTGGCGATATGATTGTTGTTAATGGCAAAGTATGGCCTTATCTAGAGGTGGAACCAAGGAAATATCGTTTTAGAATTTTAAATGCAGCAAATGCCCGCTTTTTCAATTTAAAGCTCGATTCTGGACAATTAATATATCAAATTGGCACAGATAGTGGGTTTCTTGAACAGCCAGTTGGAATGAAATCTATTTTAATTGCTCCTGCAGAGCGGTTTGATGTAATTGTTGATTTCACCAATCTTGAAGGAAAGTCAATTGTTCTAACCAATGATGCCCCCACTCATTATCCTGGTGGAGATCCTGTTAACAAAGAAACAACCGGAATTGTCATGCAGTTCAACGTGACAAAAGTACGAACTAGCATTGATACAAGTGTGATACCACACTATATGGGATCAATTAATTGGCTGCAAGAGTATATGGCTCACAAAAATAGATATCTAGAATTAAGTGAAGAAAAGGATAAATTCGGAAGGCCACTATTCCTTTTAGATAAGAAAACGTGGGATGAACCCATTTCGGAAAATCCGACGATCGGTAGCACCGAGATTTGGAGCTTTGTCAACGTTAACAATGATGATCACCCTATTCATATCCATCTAGTCCAATTTCAACTATTGGATCGTCGCCCCTTCGATGTAGAATATTATAAAAAAACGGGGAAAATCGTATACACGGGTGCGGCTATTTCAGCTCATCCAAGTGAAAAAGGCTGGAAAGACACTATTAAATCGCCACCTAATCATGTGACAAGAGTAATTATTCCCTTTTCCCATTTCACTGGACAATACGTCTGGCACTGTCACATGCTTGAGCATGAAGACTATGAGATGATGCGCCCGTATATGGTACTTCCTACCCCCTTATTCTTAGGCATCTCGTCCAACTTTTTCAACAACGAGGTCGTTTCATGGTACAAAGAAACATGA
- a CDS encoding FAD binding domain-containing protein, whose protein sequence is MLPFDFDYFKPGTLKEAIDLFQTLIQQGRQPMYFSGGTELITLGRIDLAYSDAVIDIKEIPEFRVRGVSEDLVVLGSALSLTEIEEDNLFPLLTKTVREIADHTARCKITLGGNICAQIFYREAVLPFLLAESQVVIAGPEGIKVTPINDLFNEQIQLGRGEVLVQIATKQRLIDAPFVIIKRRQQWNNGYPLITIAALKIDGEIRFALSGYSPFPFRSKEAEVFLNNQELAFAERVNSAIGVLPQPISDDVEGTAEFRVFVLRNLLMDILAAMAESEGGTV, encoded by the coding sequence ATGCTGCCCTTTGATTTTGATTATTTTAAACCTGGAACGTTAAAGGAAGCAATCGATCTTTTTCAAACGCTGATTCAGCAAGGAAGACAACCGATGTATTTTTCAGGTGGAACGGAGCTAATTACGCTTGGCAGGATTGATCTAGCCTATTCTGACGCCGTAATTGATATAAAGGAAATACCTGAATTTAGGGTAAGAGGGGTAAGTGAGGATTTAGTCGTCCTCGGCAGTGCATTGTCATTAACTGAGATTGAGGAGGATAATTTATTTCCATTGTTAACAAAAACAGTCAGAGAAATTGCTGATCATACAGCACGGTGCAAAATAACACTTGGCGGAAATATTTGTGCGCAGATCTTTTATAGGGAGGCAGTTCTTCCGTTTTTGCTTGCAGAAAGTCAGGTAGTCATTGCAGGACCTGAAGGGATAAAAGTGACACCAATTAATGACCTTTTCAATGAACAGATACAATTGGGAAGAGGCGAGGTGCTTGTTCAAATTGCGACAAAACAGAGGTTGATTGATGCACCATTTGTGATTATTAAGCGCCGTCAACAGTGGAATAATGGTTACCCACTTATTACGATTGCCGCTTTGAAAATTGATGGTGAAATCCGCTTTGCTCTTAGTGGATATAGTCCGTTTCCATTTCGATCAAAAGAAGCAGAGGTATTTTTGAACAATCAAGAACTGGCGTTTGCAGAAAGAGTTAACAGTGCAATTGGGGTATTACCACAGCCAATTTCCGATGATGTTGAGGGCACAGCTGAATTTCGAGTATTTGTACTGCGGAACTTGCTTATGGATATCTTGGCGGCAATGGCTGAATCAGAAGGAGGTACCGTGTAA